From the genome of Bicyclus anynana chromosome 26, ilBicAnyn1.1, whole genome shotgun sequence:
CGCTTTTGCCCGGCGTCTTGGTCGTCGTCCGAATCCTCGGACCGCAGCCTCCGTTGAGGTCTATCCTCGTTGGCGGCCATGATCGTAGGCTGTTTCGGCGGCTTCACTATCCCGTAGTAGTTCGTGAGAAGTAATTCTCGGGTTTCACGGTCGATGTCATCTTCCGTTTCTTCTCGGGATTTTCCAGAGATTGACATCAGATTGGCTATGAATCCTTCCCTCTCCAATTGGAAGGCTGGGAACATCTGTGAGTACCGGTACACGAGCACTTCAGTGTAGCAAATCGTTTGAAGACATGTTTCTTCGTCCATCTCTTTTTGGACATTCACGTCCGCGTCGTCGTCTAGGCTAGGCATAGACCGGGCGGGACACGGTTCACTGCCACTTTCACTCGACACTAACTCGCGGTCGGCGGGCGCGAAAGCGGAGcgtgcgcggcggcgggcgcagCTTCCgacggcggcgcggcggcgggcatTAGCGCCAGCGGTGGCGCTGTGCGCGAAACACTCAGGTTTGAGTTCTCGCGGGAGAACGGCGGCACGGGCGCAGGCACAACCGGGCGGCTCGGCGGCGCGACTTGCGAGGCGTAACTCGCGCGACGAGAGGCGGGCGCGCGGCTCGGCGGCGCGGCGAAGACTGCCGCAGCGGACGGGCGCGGGCCCGGCGCGGCGTGCGACGAGGCGCGGGGAGACGGCGTGCGCGcggcgcgcgggccgggaggcgggcgtgcggggcgcggggcggggCGGCCGGCACCCGATGTCTTGCTCTGCCGCGAGGACGCAGCGGCGATTACGGGTGGCGGTTCGACGTTCGCTTCGGGTTGGGTCTTCCTTCGGGCTCCTGAGTCCTTCTGGATCCGAGGATCCCTGGGATTCGGCTCCTGACGAGGCATTTCGGTGTTCGGGCTTCACCGGATGTTAGTCCGTCCGCGTATTCGCGGAGAGGCTAGTCGCCGTGCTGTCTTCAGACCATCAGCCGGTTGCGGGTCTGGACATCTTCTGGACAACTATCTTCACCGCGATAACACGCGGGCGAAACTGCGACGGATTTGGTCACCAAATCGGGTCAGCTTCAGTAGATAGGAGTCACTGGTAGACACGAGCACTTGAGACGACTGCGGCCGATCCTTCTGCCCCGATCGTCGGCTCCATCGCGTATTTATACCCACTCAGAACGCTTCCAGACCTTTTTGGGCACGCCTACACGCGTGTTGTTTGTTCCACGGAGTCACAAATCAAAACAATAACTATagatttcattcaaaatttcgAGTTCAAAACAACTCGAAAGGGCGAGCGATTATGAACCCTATGTCTCTAATAATAAGGTACAATATGAATTTGATATCTACATAGTTATCACAAAAGGGTTTTTCCAAATCGTGATCTCTTATACTtagcattttcattttcaagtaTTTTCCCTTGCTGTAGTGAGATGAGAAATTTTGTGTTGCGCAcggtaaaaaaattatttacctcGCAATGCTcaggattgtttttttttaatccttccCTTACTCAGCattctttatttgcattttCTTAGAAGACTTCTATATAATAATACGTAGATAGATTAACTTAAATGGCAGACTTACTGtgtaaatataaagttttatttaaatacgacATAGTTCTGAGATAAACTATATAGTATGTTTTAAAAAGCATTGTGTGTTTTACTATTCgcaaatttaacatttttttttaataaaaacaaaactcgAACGGacaatgccagacaatgtataaaagtttaacccactaaaaaaaaaattgcaacaatgtatattcatattatataattttattggattttttgtactattaaacaaatattaccttttaactCTTTATTACTAGGGGTATGAAGCTACATTAAAACAAgcgtcattttataatttttaaattacaccgAGGTTTAAAATGGAATATAAACGCTTTGAAGGGCTCGCATCCAAGGTtgaataaggtttttaaaaaataagtattgcCATGTCTGCTACGAGGAAATAACGTAatggatttaattactttttttggcagatttttattccggagtttaacagtaaaaattgtttattaaaaaacaattatttaaaaattggatatttttagtacatttacattttccacaAAATTCTGAGT
Proteins encoded in this window:
- the LOC128199626 gene encoding atherin-like; this translates as MPRQEPNPRDPRIQKDSGARRKTQPEANVEPPPVIAAASSRQSKTSGAGRPAPRPARPPPGPRAARTPSPRASSHAAPGPRPSAAAVFAAPPSRAPASRRASYASQVAPPSRPVVPAPVPPFSRENSNLSVSRTAPPLALMPAAAPPSEAAPAAAHAPLSRPPTAS